CTCAAGTGGAGTTGTTGGTTTTACTTTACATAATGTTGTTACCTGATGAGGAATTTCACGAACTTGATCTTGCATTATCGGCCACCGGAGAGGTCAAAGAGACTCCAAGCCTCCGCTTGCTGGGAAAGGAGAGGTTTCTGTCATCTGAAGACTCAGAAGCAAGTAAGAAGTTGTTGCTGACACGTGGTGTTTGCCAAGCTCTATTTTCACTTGCAGATGCTCGGGAAAGTTTATATGGTCCAAATTCTTTGGACAACGACATAAAATCATTCACCGAGAGTTCTCATATAACTGACCCTAAATTGTACCACTCTTTAACGCTGCGTATCAGTGAGAGGAGGATAATTGAAAGACTTAGATCTTTTGCTGATTCTGGGgctggaattttgagaactgCTGTTGGAACAAGAAAGAGGAGAAGAGTGGAGAGGACATGATTTGTCATGTGCTGAAGGCTCAGAGTTCCTTTTtcagttatttattttcttatatatccGACTATCATACATGCTGAGCTATAAACTCCCAGAGCATACAACTTAGTTCTTTCAGTCAGATATTTTGCCATTGATTCACCCTTACAGGTGTTGAAGCTGGATAAACATGAGCAGCACTTCTTTGTTCATGCAAGTCTCCTGGTGAAGTATGGGACCTGAAAGAAATTGCTTGAAATTGAATCCTGGAACATGCTGGTGGTGTAATACGAGTCAAATAGGGATTCACAGAGAAAACTCCTGGTGCTATGGTAATTGCATCATCGAACAACACATTTTCTTAACATTGCAGAAGCTCAGATGAATAGCAGGCAAGATTTTCAGCAACCTTTACCTGTTCAACATGTTTTATAATGTTCATTAGCGGCAAAACAGTGTTAATTCATATGCAAGGCCAAGACAATCTCACCCCAACTGAGGTAACATCCTGTAAGTGTGCTATTTGGGATCTGGCATTGATGTTGAACTGGTGTTGATCAGTGCTGCAGAACACATGGGAGCACATTGTGCTCTTAGCTGTCTTAAGCTTTAgggaaatgaaaattaataattttggttcatacatattttttgACATGAAGCAAGTGAGACAGGTATCAACTGCATTATTGTCTCGTGTTAGTTCGATCTAAATATGTAAGCCCTCTTGAAATTCACGCGGCTAACTTGGTGTTTGTTTTCGTaatattttactcattttGTCGTTCGATTCATATGAATTGACAACTTTAAACTGTTCTTAGATTTTACATTGTTTTCGTTTCTAGTGGCTATTTATCCATGTTTAGAGATAGGACTGTGATTGAATTCATCTTGATATCTAAGATGATGATTAGACTGCGATTGAGTTTATCTTGACATTTGCACGGTCTCTAGATTGAAATCATCATCAGTTTGGTCCCAAGCCAACACTTTAGTCTGTATTATAATTTGGATTCCAcgaaagtaatatatatttgtctttaatcaattaaactaatCGTAGAAgtgttttttctattaaatactattcaattttagtttttatctatttttcacaatttttacaaatattaccCAATTTTGATTCTgctataacttttaattttttctacaaaaattgTAGAATTTTTTTGCAAAGACTCCTTTAGTAACCATTGCATCTCCATTGACTTCATGGGAACAGTAGGATCTAATAAACTcttaaaaatgatcaatctAACAAAGTTAACAATTCTAAGTTTCAATGATTTCGTCAAACACCAGCGCGTATTGATAggtttttcaaacaacaataggtattcgtaattatatcaaacttcaaGGGAGTTCATTCTTATTTACTCAAAGCTTTAATATGATGAatctagaaaataaaaattagggtaaattttatttatctcttctaaggtttggcataattacaaataccttcttattatttgaaaaattataaacatccCTCGAATTTTAACATCCGTTTAACAGTTATAAACACATTGTCATTTAGACCAGTCGGTTCAAAATAGCCCAACAATCATAAAACAATTCATAGTATTCGACACATTGGTTTAAATACAGACATCATCACTTTCAAAACAGTTCAAAAAAACATTCATTGTTGCTTGCAATCTTCATAGAGGTTAACTCCCTTAGCATCCTGATTGTTTGTGTTCCCTGTAGGGAGATTCCCATCCCTCTCCAAAAGTTTGGTGGCAGATTTGAGGATTATCCTGCAACATGCACTGAAGCATCATTTCAGgtcaagaaaatatataagtataacaTTTCAGACCATAAAAATAGGCcataagaatataaaaatctAACAGGCCAATAGaatataaggtaaattattttttatcattcgaattattcttgtttttacactttgacatctgaatttttcttaatgtcaacttaccatctcaactttgtgaaatttgcacttGACGTATATGACttctttttgttgaaaaaaacatcacatgtcgtgcatatatgaaaaatatcacatcgaATAACCCtcaaatatcacatgtgcattgtatgtgattttttttttttggcaaaaaaGTTAGTGAAAAAACAGTTACaaatggcaaagtgcaaaattttataaaattgagaggataaattaataaaaaaaattaaatattaaaatataaaacggTTATAATTTagatggcaaaatataattaatccgaGAATATAATATGTAGCATGTTGGAAAGgtttttaaagaataaacCCCCTTACTCGCATTTTGATTCGGCAACGGCAATAACCCAaccaaatttaatcaaattatcttctttttttttctttttgaacaAAAACACCAAAATCCTTAGTGAAATGAGCAGACTTGAATTATTCGACAGTTAAACACCGTTTCAATGTTGTTCAATTTGAGAGAGTTTTTTCACCAATGGAAGACGAGTAGACGCGGAAGATGAGAGAAATAATATGATCAAACACAAAGGCTAAATATGACTTTACCActctctatattttaaaatgtttttattaaaacatgaTATTCGTGTATTATtgacagaaaaataacattgGCCAAGTTGGGTTGACCTACTAGCCCAACCCACCTGGTCCCAGGCCACTGGGCGGGACCAGTCCAGTCAGACGTGTCTGGGCCAGACCAGCCTATTCTTTTATTGGGTCAACCTGATCCAGTGCAGACTAGCACGGCCCAGGCGGCCTCAAGTTTTTCAATTACTCCATTAGATCCAAGCTCATGAAAAGTTCAGATACTGGTTCATATAAATAAGCTAAGTATTTGAAGTACGAGGGTTAGGGAAAAATCCACagtaataacaacaaaaacaatttcatttcagataacaattattctgCTGACAACAGCTCAGTGGAATTCCACAGTTACATTAGGTAAAAATTTGAGGGCTGTGAAGATGAGTTAAAGTAGAAGCAAGGACTCCATTCACTATGTCATCACATTGCAGGAACTGAAAAGAATTGGATGAGTGGTTGTTGCAAGCAGAAAGAATACACTGAGACTTATTTTTGTCTTGTATAATCAAAGCTAACCTATCAGGCAGTTTTCACTACGGAAGGAAGCGTTTTGAGAAGCTGTAATGAAGGCCGTCTCAATGTGTGGTTGAGAAGAATCATTAGGGTTAAAAGAGTGAGAGCTCCAGCCTGATGAGCAGTGCCTAGTGAAACCGGTACATACGAGAGAAGAGTTGATATCCCCAAGGTAACCTGCAAGGAAGCAAAGAAGAGAATAACTGAATGGACAATGGCTCAGCTgacagaaaaatgaaaacgTAAAGGGAATGACGAAGAAGCAACACCATCTCatgttttaagaaaaaagcCATATTTATACCACAATAGAAGAGGAACGAGGTTCCACAGGCAAGAAAGAAGTGGATCTTAGTACCTGAAGAGCAGCCATGCCCATGGTGCTTCCTATTAGAGATCGTATTGCAGGATGTATATCAAGTTTTCTACTTGACCACCACAAGCCACCAATAGAAAATAAGGTTGCAGTAGCGAGAATTCGATGGTCAAGCTGGAATGCATAAGAGAACCAAACATCAGCCACATAATATCCGAAACACATTGACTTTGTAATTGAAGTAGTGGAGTTGCAACTAGGAATGTGCCAAAAACTTAACTAAGAATCATACCTTGTCtagaagaataaatgaaaCCAAGGATCATGGATGttaaattaaacaatcaaTTCATTGACTTTTATATGGTGGATAAGAGAAAGAACCAAGAACGTCGGGATGTCCTCTGGCTAAGATCTAATTATGTTTTCTCATGGTATCTTGGCCATGAGAAAATTAGTTCCCAACCGAAGTCGGTTCATATGCTACAGCTATCCGATTAGCATAGGGCCAGAAAGTTGAAGCATATATAACTTATGTTGCTTGAATCCGAAACCAACAACAAATAGCACTGGCCCGTTGCTTTAAAACTACAAAACACCAGGATTTACCCAAAAGTCAATTCATTTAAGCGTCCTTTTTCAATGAGAAAGTTTAGAAATATCATTTTTCCTTCAAAGTGTTGCACTACTCAAAACTTTTTATTAGGTAATATAGTCATATACCAGATATGAAGTGCCTAAGAACTGCTGAAAATTATGATCAGTCAAAGGAAAACTGATTATATTTCTATTTGCAGGAAAAGGTAAGGAATTTTAACTGAACAAAAACAGTACAAATCAGCTAACCGCTCATCGTTTACTCTTTATATACTCGTGACAATCACAACAGGTGgctcaaattttcaaatgtaatataaatcTGCACCACTTGTAATACTCAACAGCAACAATTACCTGCACCATGGACGTATTCTCGAAGAAATTCCTCACTAGCGGCTTCAGGTTAAATACATCTTCCGGAATCCATGTATCACCCATTTTTGGGAAAGTATTAAAGGCACGTCCCTGGAAATATCAAATGCAGAGGACGTGACTATATAAGTAATAGCAGACTCCATTCCAGAGGCATACAGATGATAAAGAGTGACAAAAGAAAAGTCTAGTTACATACGGCGTCATTTCCGGCAACAAATGCTCCTGAGACGGCTGTGATCCCAACAAGAAAACTTACAGGGAGGGCAAGACGCTTGACTTTTGCTGCCCCTTGAACCCAGGCTACAGATTCCGCAGGAGGTTCAGGCATAACAACAGAAAGTGCCGTCCAAAAGAGCCCAGAGTAAATGACAAAGGCCGAAGTCAAATGAGCTGCTAGGCGGTAAGGGCTTACCCTTGGTTCAGCATACTCAGATGCGGGCTCCTGGGAGAGGAAATAGAACATTCCTAAGAGTTGTATTTAAGCTAAGTATTCCGAATATGATAGTTTAATGCTTTTTATTATTACCTCTAAACCACTCTTGACCATCCACCACCCAATTAAGCCCTGCCCAGCACCAAGAGCAAATAGCCCACAGAGCCTGAGTCCCAACTGTACCGTAATGTATCCTTTCCGAAGAAAGTATGAGAATGGTAGTGCAAACATTATACCCAGTGCCCTTCCCCACATACGATGGGCATACTCCATCCAATATATGAACTTAAAATCGTCTAGACTCATCCCTTTGTTTACTCTGCAACGGCCAAGATTGGATGTAACACGCCAAGCCCAAACCGACCACAACTATCACAGAATTAGACAACATCCAAAGAAACCACAGATAGAAAATCCAGTGGAAAGATAAACTAGTAGATCGATTCCAAACAAAATGAAGATAGACGACAACTGAATTACCGTTTGTATTCAGGAGattgcttatatttttcaaattcaaccaACCATTCCTCGTCGGAAAGTGGAGGAAGACCACCGGTAAATTTCCAGTCAGTCATTGAAAGGCCAGATCTCGTCAGTCGTGTGACACCTCCAAGTACCACCATACTAAAGACCCAAGCAGCAGACACAAAGAGCCAAATACCAACCGCTTTCTGAGCATGGGGGCCAGCAGTTACAAGGAGCTTCAATCCTCCTGTATCTTTTGCAGATACAGATGCTGCAGTGGAAAAATTCCTGAATGGTGGCTTATAAAAGTTCTGAAACCAGAATGAGCATTCTACTTTTAATCTTTATAgtcttataaaagaaaatgtaaagaGCCCACAAACAGAAATGCTACAAAGAGCATTTACACCAATAATCTCCACTCAcctataatcaaattaaatagcTCACCACCCCTCATCGAACTAGATCACTTACATGacttgaaaaagaaagttaACCTTAGAAACAAAAGAATGAACAACACGCATCGATGAATGTTTTTCGAACTTCAACCACTATGAACAACTAGCAAACACAAATCCAGCAAACTAACTAGTTGATTTCAGCTATGCACATGTAAAAGACAACAGATTTTCAGTATAAATTCTCCTTACAATTATTTTGAAGCAGTACCTACAAACAGGGaagaaaatcatataaataccTTACAATTACTTTGAAGCAATGATCTCAAACCATACCCAACGCAGCTTCCCGCCACCGGCGTTCTTGCAGCTGGAATAAATCTCGGCAACGAAGAGTAAAATCTTGATTGGTGCTCATTTGAGAACCCACAAGGAGTGGTAAACGTTTTCCATTCCCTCGGATTAGATGAGGAAAATTTCTGCGTCACGGATTTACTTCTCCTTAGAAGTGAAATCAATCTGCTTTCAATCATGATGGAATTCAGAATAATTTCCTCTGCTCTCAATCAATAAAGCAATGGGGAGGGTTTTACGGAGCGTGGGGTTTTAGGGATTGCAAGAAGATATGAAAATTGGAGAAGAGCCTCTCATTTTGATCAGGCCTTTTAATATATAGCACAtgcatgtaataaataattttttaatattttaaatattataaataaaaatatatttaaactaataatcacaataaaaaaataaaataaaaattaattttaaatattatcgatacaataaaaaaatttattaaaacaatgtAGAGTGTAAAGAGCAATTGCgaataatttctaaaattatttaattacggtgtaatttttatatttaaaccGTAAGGTCAGGATGGCACCTCTTGCAAGTAGGCCGTTCCTTTCGCCATTTCCAGGTGCTTTTGATCTTTTTGCATCCTTTAGTCAGTACGTTCACCTTCCGACAACCGGATTTTGGGTGCCACATGGATTCTGAACATTGTTGCAAATGCTCCAACTGAAAATTAATGCGACTGTATCATTAACCATTATTTATGAATGTAGAGTGACTCGTTTTATATTAGGATAGATTAATTTATACGGTACAAGTACTTTTAAAGCCA
This region of Sesamum indicum cultivar Zhongzhi No. 13 linkage group LG4, S_indicum_v1.0, whole genome shotgun sequence genomic DNA includes:
- the LOC105161063 gene encoding cytochrome c oxidase assembly protein COX15: MIESRLISLLRRSKSVTQKFSSSNPREWKTFTTPCGFSNEHQSRFYSSLPRFIPAARTPVAGSCVGYGLRSLLQSNCKNFYKPPFRNFSTAASVSAKDTGGLKLLVTAGPHAQKAVGIWLFVSAAWVFSMVVLGGVTRLTRSGLSMTDWKFTGGLPPLSDEEWLVEFEKYKQSPEYKRVNKGMSLDDFKFIYWMEYAHRMWGRALGIMFALPFSYFLRKGYITVQLGLRLCGLFALGAGQGLIGWWMVKSGLEEPASEYAEPRVSPYRLAAHLTSAFVIYSGLFWTALSVVMPEPPAESVAWVQGAAKVKRLALPVSFLVGITAVSGAFVAGNDAGRAFNTFPKMGDTWIPEDVFNLKPLVRNFFENTSMVQLDHRILATATLFSIGGLWWSSRKLDIHPAIRSLIGSTMGMAALQVTLGISTLLSYVPVSLGTAHQAGALTLLTLMILLNHTLRRPSLQLLKTLPSVVKTA